Sequence from the Nasonia vitripennis strain AsymCx chromosome 5, Nvit_psr_1.1, whole genome shotgun sequence genome:
GAAAACGAACGAATCTTCGAAAATCACTGTCACCCTTGGCACTGATGCGTTTTCACGTCGAGGAGAAGCTTCTGGATCGCGCGGAGAAAGGCAATTTCACTCGGCGAATCGCGAGCAACTATATACGtctgcaacagcagcagcccgcGGAGGATCTGGCCGTGACCTTGTGCGCTACGTCGTCGGCGACTATAGCGCACGGCGCTCTCTTCCTGGCCGTAGGAAGGAGGGGAAGACACTCGACAGCCGGTCAACGGACCATGAGGTCGGGAACAGGTTCGtcggcgcgagcgcgcgcactttcCACACGAGTCGGATCGGGCGTGTAGCATAACGGTCCCTCCTGACTCTATAATACTCGCGTACTCCCTCTTCCGCCCGGACAGCTGGGTCTGCTTTATATACTCGTACCGCGGAGACGTTCCAAGTTTGTACGTTTATAATCGCGCTGTAAAATCCTCGTTTCCACTCGCACTCGGCGACTGATTGGCAGTCAGTCGTACTTTTCACGTAACGAGTCTTTCGTTTCCACGATGATTTTCCACCAGAGAAACGGTCATCTCAGAGCTGAGCATCGAAAGTCGCTATTTACAATTTAAGAATTGTTGTCGACCACACGctaataaatatgtatatgcaCACGCGCGAAAGTGTTTGCACGTCGTTTCCTTTTCCTCCGCGAAGTCAATGCCGCTCTTTCTTTGCACAATCATCAGCCATACCGCGGACTCATCGTTCGTTTCTATACGGATGAATCATGTACACTGTAATTTTATTCAGAGAGGAGTAACGTTTACGGTCCGCGAGACAAGATGAAGCTCAAAACTGCAAGCAGACTTTACTCTCGACTTCCGACATCGAAGCTTCTGGAGGCTCTCGCGCGGGTGCACTTAAGGAGGTTCATCTgatttagaaataacaaaCGGATTCGGGGGAAAAAATTCACACACGCAGATATGTCTAAATAAAAAGCTTATGCAAAATTTTGAGTCATTTGGATACCTTTAAGACgagatattaataaaagtatttttttcatttttacacGGAGTCTTATGGAGAATCACATTTTCCATGttttaatttgcaaataattattgaattaacAAACCGTTTCTGTTGCGATTTTCGTATGAGAAAACCAATATTTGATGAATTCAAATTGATTTTGAAAACGATTGATGGGTACTATTATACTCTATGCATAATAATTAATTGGcctaataaaaaatatgtgcacttaacctcaaaaacgGAGTCAAGTGTCGTCTGTATTAAATTTGTTTGTCACATAAAGAGTTCGATTTCTTTatctaaaatcattattgGTTATAAATTAGCTTTTCATAagtcctaaataaattatgtctCTAATTGTAACAAAAGGAAAtaagaatttataaaaattatcctCTGATTGACTAGCGACGTACCAGATGAACCTCCTTAACGATGCAGTGTGCCGGTGTCGAGTTTTCGAGAAGCCCCGAGTCGCTAATGACAACAATGAAATTTCCCGCTTGCACCTACTTTCCCACGATTCAGAAAACCCACGAGTGACACCTATATCCAGCATAATACCAGAGCAGCTCTTAATCGTCGTTACGTTATATGTACCTCTACCTATAGCGGTTTTCGAGTCAGAAGCAACACTCGCGAGCACCGCGTACATTATACATCAGCGTTCGAACTTCCAACGTACGCAACGGTAAAAGTGCTCTCCTCTCGGACGCGTTACGCAATTGGAAACAACAACTCGCCGGCCGAGCGAACAGAGCTTAAGTGTATTAAAATTCTGACCTGTCAGAAGATGTCGCAGCAGCGGAGAAGAAGACGGCAGCAGACGTGCCTCGCTTTCGGTATGGCAGTGTCGACTCGAGGAATCGTAGAGCTTCTATAAGACAGCTCGCAATGAATCGCGGGAGGCGCGAAATCAGGGGAGCCGATCGAACATCGCGCACGACTCGACAGATACCTCACGTCTATCTTCTCGATGTTACGATTGCACACACTTTGATTGCCGGGCGTTGCACGCTGAGTGTAACTTTCGGGAGCGCGATTGACGAATTCGAGCGATAGGCTCGCGGGATAATCGCGGCGATGAGGATAATTCTTCGAGCATGCAATTTTATTGCGCTGTTGTTGAATTTTTGCTCATTGTCATCTTTGGTATACCGATAAGTTTGCAGGAGATTAATGGCTGAATGGAAATATAGAGAAAGACTTGAAGGTAATTCAATTAAATTGTATATGCGATACGCGCTCGGTCGTTATAGCTGTTGTAATGCCGTTAAAAAACAGTTTTAGGACTCATAAAAGCGCTGAACGCTATTATTCAGCCAGGAAACTCACGAATAAATAGTACATTGATAATTCCTTCATAGTCAAACTCGTCTCGCCTTATCAGTGAATGGCCGCAAATATTGCTTCTAATTGAATACCTCAAAAAAAAACGCACATCAGATAGTGCATCTGTAACGTAAGCGACTCCCTGAAGCATACCCACGAAGTCATACCGAACCGGTTCCGCGCAGTCATTGACATCATCGAGCGATTATCTCAGCGGATCAACACGCGTAATCCAACGCGACGCCACGGCCAAATATTTCCAGAAGCTGTTCCTTACGGTATTCGAATTTCGATCGAACGTATCATTATCCCGACAATACGAGCGTTTAAAAAAGAAGCGCCGCATGTGTCAACGCACACGACCAAGGCTTACGGTATACAGCTCGCGCCGACCTACTTGGATGATGCGTAAGTATGTATACAAGATGTACCGCGCGCACGAACTGTTTGCACCGACATCGTTACGGGAATACGAAAAGTTTTTCTGGATCTTCAGCCGCGCGGCTAACGGCTATTTGTCTTCTTTTTTGCGAGAATGTAAAAAGAAGAATTGAACGCTCGGATTACGGCACGGCCGGAGCGAACGGATCGAGTATTTTTATGTGTATACTTTTGCGTGCGTATACGTGGATACTTCGACGGAAGCACCGGTCGATATGTTTGCGGAGGAAGCGCGCGCTATGTCAGGGTTAAGAAAGAGCGCGATGAAGAATGCGCGGCATACATACATAGGGTATACTCGGCACGTAAACGTATATGAATGAACGAGTCGGGAAACCGAGTGCGGCGTTGCGAAAaggcttatttttattttcgtgtATCGCGCGCGTGTCAGCGTCGGGAACTCATGGCTACTTTCTTTTACCGACAGcacaaaagagaaaaagaccGAAAATCGATCTCGAGCCGTCATACAACCGAGCGATTGCAACATCATTGCGCCGTCTATTATAGCGCGGCGCGATTTCCCCGAAGACAATACCATCGCAGTTCCCGTCGAGATGCGATAGAAAAAGTCCGCGGAGCAGCAGTTAACGCACGCGATTTCTTCCGGCTGATTTTGCGAGCCGCTCGACGTGTTCCTTGTTCATTACTCCGAGCGTAGCCGCTACTCAGTGAAAACGTAAGTAATACTTGCGGGAGTTCGACATACTCTCTTGGCGTGTGTACCTGTTGCGCGTCACGTACGCGCCGCAGCTATGTATTGAGCTCCTATTCTTAACGAGCGTTTTTAATTGTCATTAACGAGGTTCGCGCTCGCAGCGTTGTCTCGTTTGGAATGCATTTTTCGTGGGGGAGGGGACAGCAGCACGTGGGGCAGATGCGATTTTCGATTTCGAGCGTTGCGGCGATGATTCCGGTTTTCTATTCGAAATCGAAAGCAGAAGTGCTGAAGGCCTTTCGAAATCCCCGCCGACGATGGGCTGATCAATTATTTCGGGCAGGTGTCCGAGGGTTGACACGTTGGGAATAATCGGGATTGCGAGATCATTTTCTTGAACGTATACCATTGTCTCTGCGCGTTTCTGTTGTCAAACAACAAGTACTAAAGCATCGTTTGAAATTTTCAGGAGGATGTTGCGGCTCGATGAAGAAGCGCACGATCGTAGGTGGCTACGCCTTCACCTGGTGGTTCGTCACGGACGTCCAGCGGCTCTCGCTGGAGGTGATGACGCTGAACCCGGTGTGCGAGAGCGTCGAGACGGCCCAGGGTGTGCCGCTGACCGTGACCGGAGTCGCCCAGTGCAAGATCATGAAGGCCGACGAGCTGCTCAGCACCGCCAGCGAGCAGTTCCTCGGCAAGAACGTCCACGAGATCAAGTCGACCATTCTGTCGACCCTCGAGGGACACCTGCGTGCCATTCTTGGTCAGTATTACTTACCCACACAATTCTCCGTTCGAATGATCCGCAATGTTGTGAAAATCAACCGAATTTCCGAACGCAGGAACCCTCTCGGTGGAGGAGGTTTACAAGGACAGGGACCAGTTCGCGGCGCTGGTGCGCGAGGTCGCCGCGCCGGACGTAGGCCGCATGGGTATCGAGATCCTCTCGTTCACCATCAAGGACGTCTACGACGACGTGCAGTACCTGGCGTCGCTCGGCAAGGCCCAGACTGCGGCGGTCAAGAGGGACGCCGACGTCGGTGTGGCCGAGGCTAACCGAGACGCCGGCATCAGGGTGAGTCTTCGATCGACGACTGCTTCGACTTTTCCTCTAACGTCCTCGGGTATAAGCTATAATAATCGTTCGCTCTGTCGCGCAGGAAGCCGAGTGCGAGAAGGCGGCGATGGACATCAAGTACAACACGGACACGAAGATCGAGGACAACGCTCGACTGTACCAGCTGCAGAAGGCCAACTTCGACCAGGAGGTCAACACGGCGGTAAGCGATTTATCTTTTCCGGACGATGCCAGCTCTAATTAATTAGTCCTGATTGAattcagagaaaaataatcgTAAAAATAATCCCACAGAAAGCAGAGGCGCAGCTGGCCTACGAGCTGCAGGCGGCCAAGATCCGGCAGAGAATACGAAACGAGGAGATCCAGATCGAGGTGGTGGAGCGACGCAAGCAGATCGAGGTCGAGGACCAGGAGGTGCGCAGGAAGGAGCACGAGCTTCAGAGCACCGTCAGGCTGCCCGCCGAGGCCGAGAGCTACAGGATCGGCAAGGTGTCCGAGGGTAAAAGGTCAGCTCGGTCACGCATACGCATACCTTATTGCAATACGCGAAGCGCTGCGGCGAATGCTTTGCTCACGCGCGAGCTTGTGATTTCAGGGCGCAAACCGTGGAGGCTGCCAAGGCCGAGGCCGATCG
This genomic interval carries:
- the LOC103316081 gene encoding flotillin-2; this translates as MGNVHTCGPNEALVVSGGCCGSMKKRTIVGGYAFTWWFVTDVQRLSLEVMTLNPVCESVETAQGVPLTVTGVAQCKIMKADELLSTASEQFLGKNVHEIKSTILSTLEGHLRAILGTLSVEEVYKDRDQFAALVREVAAPDVGRMGIEILSFTIKDVYDDVQYLASLGKAQTAAVKRDADVGVAEANRDAGIREAECEKAAMDIKYNTDTKIEDNARLYQLQKANFDQEVNTAKAEAQLAYELQAAKIRQRIRNEEIQIEVVERRKQIEVEDQEVRRKEHELQSTVRLPAEAESYRIGKVSEGKRAQTVEAAKAEADRIRLIGEAEAQALKSIGVAEADRMTMKAAVYKKYGEAAILNLVLNAMPKIAAEVAAPLARTEEIVLLGGSDVTSGEITRLVGQVPPAVQALTGVDLSKVLGKIPGAK